GTTGACGCCGCCGTCCGGCGCCGGGAGCCACTCCGCATACGAGGGAGAGCCGTTCGTCATGCCGAGGCAACCGCCGAGTGCGACAGCTGTCGCTGCCCCACCGAGGCGCAGGAATCGACGGCGATGGAGGGATGTCATGGGTAGCGATCACCGACCGGGAGAGCGGCCGTCTTGGCCGAATCGTTGGGCAACCAGCGGCATAAACCATGTCCTCACGGGCCGTGGCCGGCGGTCGACACTAGTCGCCCTCGGTCGGGCCGGGGCGGGCTACGGTATCGAAATCGGGGAGGTCGACGAGCACGACACTCCCGCGTGGCTCCCGTGTCTCGAAAGAGAGGCTACCGCCAAGCCGTGTCACGGTCCAGGCGACCAGCCACAGGCCAACGCCGCTCCCGTGTCTGACCGGGGTCTCTTTGCCTTCGAGGAGCACGGCCCGCTCCTCGGGTGGGATCCCCGGCCCATCGTCTGCCACCGCGATCCGTCCACCATCGGCCGTCGAGCGGACGTGGATCGTCACCGACGGCGTCGCACGGTCGGTGTGTGTCACGGCGTTGTCGAGTAGCTCTTCGAGTACCAACTCGATCGCGTCCGGGTCAGAGCGAATCGAGACGCTGTCGGGGACTTCGAGCGTTATATCGGCGTCCATCGGCCCCGTCCCAACCGTCCGGGCGATCGCAACGAGGTCACACCGCTCCCGTTTCAGTCGTGCCTCCGTCAACACGCGTTCGGATCGGTCGACTGTATCGGCAAGGTCTACCAGCCCGGTCGCGAGCGTCTCGATCCGATCGAAATACTGGCTCGCCTCCGCTGTTGGCAGGCCCTCCTCACGGATCGGTTCGGCGAACCCGCGAATCGCGTCGAGGTCGTTGCGAAGGTTGTGACGGATGACTCGATTGAGAACCTGAATCCGCTGTTTGCGGGTTTGGCGGTCCGTGACGTCCGCAAACCGGTAGGCTTGGCCGAGTACGTTACCGTCCGTATCGGTGATCTCGGTCCGGTCGACGACGAACTCGCGTCGTCCGGCCGTCGTCTGGAGGGTGAGTGGCCGCTCCTCGGGAAGAGAGTCGGGGATGTCCGCGACGGCGGCAAGAGATCGTTTCCGGAGTCGGGTCGGCTCGACGCCGAAGGTGCGCTCTGTGGCCCGGTTGACGTCAAGCAGTCGTCGGGATCGATCGACGACAACCACGGGAACCGACATCGCATCGAGGGCCGTCTCGCGGGCGAGATGGCCGGCCGCAGCACCGCGCTCGAAGGCGTCGGTGCCGAAGGCGATCCAGGCGAAAATGGCGACGACGGCCGCGATCTGGACGAAGGCGAGTAGATAGATCGACTCCTCACCCAGTTGCCCCCCGTAGCCGATCGCAAGCGGGAGGAACGTGATACCGAGTCCCGCAAAGACGAACGCCGCCCCGGACCCGGCCGGCAGATCGTCGTATGTCACGGCCGAACGCACGAGCAACACCACACCGAGCAGCCCCAGGGAAAAGACCGTCATCTGCAAGACGAACGTCGTGAGCGCGGCCACTCGCCCGAGCGGGCCTAGCTGCATCCGGCCGGTCTGCTGAGCCCACGTGATCGCCGTACTTGCGACCGTCAAGCCACCGAGGAGTCCGAGTCCGACCCAGCGACGCGACGTGATCGACGGCCCCCGGCCGGTGTACTCGAAGACGAACGCGATCCAGAGTAACGACGCGAAGGCGTACCCGCCGATGAGCAGCAACTCGCTGAGGGCAGTCAGTTCGATAGGGACGATGCCGGACCGGCTGAACGCGATCGCCCCGCCCAGAATTCCCAGCAGGACGGCAAGCAGTCCATACGGGACGATCCCGGGATGGCGATGGCGGCGGGCGGTGCGTCCAGCGATCAGGACACCGGTCGCGACCACGAGAACACCGAGAGCGGCCCAGCCGAGTTGGCTCACCGACCAGCACCCCCGGTGACGACGGTGTGCCCGTCTTCGCGTGTCTCGTTGTGGGGGAGTGCGAGGACCACCAGCCGTCGCCCGGCGTCTGTCCGTCTCACCGACAAGGAGCCGCCGAGTTGGTCGAGTGCCAGGCGCGTGACCGCCAGTGGCAGCGCTGGCGTACGTCGCCTACCGCCTCGATCCGTCGCTACCGGTCGATCGTCGGCGATCCGGATCGTCGGCTCCCCACTGGCGACGCTGATCTCGACGCGGGTCGCCGCGTGCGAGCAGGCATCGGCGAGGACCGGTTCGAGCAGGGACGACAGCAGCGCCTGGCTGACGGTCGTGTCGATGGCCTCGCCTTGGACAGCGACCGCCACCGATCGATCGTCCGCGGCCGCGATCGACTCCTGGAGGTCCTGAACGACGGGCTCGACGGCGAGTCGCTGGTCGGCGCTGGCCGGTCCCTCGGCGATAGCACGCTCGATCGATCGCGTCTGGGCGATGAGGGTCGTCAGTTCGGTCGTATCGGTCCAGATGCGATCCGCGACGGCCCCAGTGTCAGTGGCTGTCGCTGCCTGCGGGGACGCCTCCTGGGCGACTGCCACCATGCGATCGCGCATCACGTCGACGACGAACCGGCTGAGCAGCGTCAGTTGGTCCTCCCGCCGGCGCTGGTCGGTGACGTCCGTACAGCGCACCAGATGCCCGAACGAGCGGCCCCGGTCGTCGGTGACGACATCAGCAGTCACGGACAGTGTTGTCTCCTCGGCCAGTTCGATCCGGATCGGCTCCTCGGCTCTGGCCAGGCTCTCAGGATCGATCGCGGACGGGAAAAGCGAGGCAATCGAGTCCCCGAGAACTGACGCGCGTGAGACGTCGAACACTCGTTGTGCCGCGGGATTGAGGTCCCGCAGCCGTCCACGCCGATCGGAGATGAGAACGGCATCGGCCAGTTCCTCGACGACCCGATCACGGCCCAACACTCGGGCCGCCGGCGGCGTCTCGAAGACTGGATACCGGCAGACGGCAACCAGCAATAAGCCACTCCCGATCGACGTACACACGGGGAGAAGTAGCGGCCGTTCGAAGACCTGTGCGACGAAACTCCCGGAGACCAACACGACCGCTCCGGCAGACAGCAACAGCGGCTCCCGGAGAGGAACCGCCTGCTGTCCGACCGATAGCCAGACGAGTAAGAAGACGCCGATCGTCACCAGAAATCCGATCAGGAGGTACGTCACCGTCAGCAATTGAAACGCGATCGTCGAGGGGTCCCCGATCGTGACCGCGACGATGCCGATGGTTCCAACGGAGACCACGGCGACAATGCCAGTGGTAACGCGGTTGAGGCGCCGTGAGCGGCCCGTGTACCGAAACGCAAACAGGACCCACAGCCCGCCGACGATGACCGCGGTGGCCGTAGCGAGGAGGACCCACGTCGTCGACTCGAAGTCCCAGCCCGTCACTGCGAGGGCCGCATTCGGCGGCGTGAGATCGGCGACGAGCAAGTGACAGACGGTCCCGACCACCACAGCCACGCTCACACCGAGGAGCGCCCGGGCACTGGCCCGTTCCCGGTCGGCCAGGAGCGCTGCGAACAGCCCAACAGCTACGCCCGCCGCGAGGGCAGTCATTCCAAGCCGGAGTGCGGTGAACAACACCATGGGTCAGTCGATCCGGAGGGATCGGCAGCCGCCTGCAACGAGCCTCACAGCGACGAATTGGCGGACGACTACGGCCGATCGTCAGCGCGTGGTTTCGAGTGACAGCCGGGGACACTTGGATGCCAGGGGTGAGGAAATGGTACCGTGATGCGGTCAGTCGTTTGCTGGCACGGGTGTCGACTGCTCGACTTGGGGGCTGGCCGGCAGAGCGGATTCGAGGACGACAGCGACCGCTTCGTCGTCGATCGTCACTGAAATGGACTCGACGACGGGGCGATAGACCTTGTGGTGGTGGCCGTCAGCCGCGTCGATCCGACGCTCGGTCTCGAGCAGGCCAACTTCGAGAAGTGTGTTGAGTCGGCGAAACGCAGTCGGCCGGGACATGGCAGTCGCCGCCGCGACTTCCCGTCCGCTTCGTGGACGATCGAGCACGGCTTGGAAGGCTGCCCGCGTGTACTCGTCGCCGAGCGCGTCGAGCAGTGCCGTCGGATCGTCGTGGTGCCATTCGTCGTCTCGGTTCTTCGCGTGTGGGGCCGCTTTCGGAGCGTCGGGACCAACTCGGGGCCGGACTGGTTCGCTCGACATCGATACGTTGAGACAGACAGCCCGAACTGGTATCGATAGCAGCTAGCTATCGAGGTCCCGGCGACCAGCACGATCTAGTTATATAGATCCAGAACGGTGGCCCACGGATGGTCACGAGAGTGCCAGACCGGGCCGAGGAGAGAAAACGACCGCACGGCGACGTCGGTGTGCCGACAGACGCTCGGACTACTGGCTGGTATAGCCGCCGTCGATAGCCATCGCTTCGCCAGTGACGAACGAAGCGTCCTCCGAACAGAGCCACACGGCGGCGTCACCGATCTCTTCGGGCTGTCCGCCTCGGCCAATCGGCGTGGCTGCGATCGCCCGGTCGACAAACTCCTGGTTGGTATCGGTCATCGGCGTCTCGATCAATCCGGGACAGATCGCGTTGACGCGGATCCCTTCAGCCCCGTACTCCAGGGCCGCGTTCTTCGTCAGGCCAATCACGCCGAACTTACTCGCCACGTACGGGCTGACGTGGCTTAGCCCGACCTGGCCAGCGATCGAAGACGTGTTGACGATCGACCCGCCGCCACCCTCGAGCATGGCAGGGATCTCGGCTTGCATGCACAGGAACACGCCCTTCAGGTTGACATCGATCACGCGCTCCCAG
The sequence above is drawn from the Halorhabdus sp. CBA1104 genome and encodes:
- a CDS encoding sensor histidine kinase, which produces MSQLGWAALGVLVVATGVLIAGRTARRHRHPGIVPYGLLAVLLGILGGAIAFSRSGIVPIELTALSELLLIGGYAFASLLWIAFVFEYTGRGPSITSRRWVGLGLLGGLTVASTAITWAQQTGRMQLGPLGRVAALTTFVLQMTVFSLGLLGVVLLVRSAVTYDDLPAGSGAAFVFAGLGITFLPLAIGYGGQLGEESIYLLAFVQIAAVVAIFAWIAFGTDAFERGAAAGHLARETALDAMSVPVVVVDRSRRLLDVNRATERTFGVEPTRLRKRSLAAVADIPDSLPEERPLTLQTTAGRREFVVDRTEITDTDGNVLGQAYRFADVTDRQTRKQRIQVLNRVIRHNLRNDLDAIRGFAEPIREEGLPTAEASQYFDRIETLATGLVDLADTVDRSERVLTEARLKRERCDLVAIARTVGTGPMDADITLEVPDSVSIRSDPDAIELVLEELLDNAVTHTDRATPSVTIHVRSTADGGRIAVADDGPGIPPEERAVLLEGKETPVRHGSGVGLWLVAWTVTRLGGSLSFETREPRGSVVLVDLPDFDTVARPGPTEGD
- a CDS encoding PAS domain-containing protein — its product is MVLFTALRLGMTALAAGVAVGLFAALLADRERASARALLGVSVAVVVGTVCHLLVADLTPPNAALAVTGWDFESTTWVLLATATAVIVGGLWVLFAFRYTGRSRRLNRVTTGIVAVVSVGTIGIVAVTIGDPSTIAFQLLTVTYLLIGFLVTIGVFLLVWLSVGQQAVPLREPLLLSAGAVVLVSGSFVAQVFERPLLLPVCTSIGSGLLLVAVCRYPVFETPPAARVLGRDRVVEELADAVLISDRRGRLRDLNPAAQRVFDVSRASVLGDSIASLFPSAIDPESLARAEEPIRIELAEETTLSVTADVVTDDRGRSFGHLVRCTDVTDQRRREDQLTLLSRFVVDVMRDRMVAVAQEASPQAATATDTGAVADRIWTDTTELTTLIAQTRSIERAIAEGPASADQRLAVEPVVQDLQESIAAADDRSVAVAVQGEAIDTTVSQALLSSLLEPVLADACSHAATRVEISVASGEPTIRIADDRPVATDRGGRRRTPALPLAVTRLALDQLGGSLSVRRTDAGRRLVVLALPHNETREDGHTVVTGGAGR
- a CDS encoding winged helix-turn-helix domain-containing protein yields the protein MSSEPVRPRVGPDAPKAAPHAKNRDDEWHHDDPTALLDALGDEYTRAAFQAVLDRPRSGREVAAATAMSRPTAFRRLNTLLEVGLLETERRIDAADGHHHKVYRPVVESISVTIDDEAVAVVLESALPASPQVEQSTPVPAND
- a CDS encoding SDR family NAD(P)-dependent oxidoreductase; protein product: MNGIQDSVAIVTGASTGIGVAAAKRFAGEGAAVVVADVNVEAGTETVTEIEAAGGEATFVETDVSDPDAVDAMVETAVETYGGLDFAFNNAGIDGERAPTADQSLDTWERVIDVNLKGVFLCMQAEIPAMLEGGGGSIVNTSSIAGQVGLSHVSPYVASKFGVIGLTKNAALEYGAEGIRVNAICPGLIETPMTDTNQEFVDRAIAATPIGRGGQPEEIGDAAVWLCSEDASFVTGEAMAIDGGYTSQ